In a single window of the Sediminicoccus sp. KRV36 genome:
- a CDS encoding threonine ammonia-lyase, which translates to MPLSLADIRAAAARIHGRILRTPSIENPAVSSACGARVSLKLDNLQATGAFKERGAANRLALLSERERAGGVIAMSAGNHAQAVARHSTLLGIASTIVMPRFTPSNKVLRTEGFGARVVLHGETLAEAASHAHHLAREQGLTFIHPYDDPAVIAGQGTLALEMLEDAPDVEALIFPTGGGGLVTGCAIAAHALRPGLPVFGVEVEGYQAMRQRLAGQPVQVGGPTIAEGIAVRDVGELPLEMLRRLGVEILVVPERAVEQGIALLAEGAKVVSEGAGAAGVAAILTYPERFAGKHVGTVICGGNIDPRILSNVLLRNLLRDGRLLRLHLDIPDRPGVLADIATRVAEAGGNVIEVSHQRLFAAPSVQTAELELMIEVRDRAQADAIVAALEAGDYVVRRG; encoded by the coding sequence ATGCCCCTCTCCCTCGCTGATATCCGTGCCGCCGCTGCCCGGATCCACGGCCGCATCCTGCGTACGCCGAGCATCGAGAACCCCGCCGTCTCCTCGGCCTGTGGTGCGCGGGTTTCACTCAAGCTCGACAATCTCCAGGCCACAGGCGCCTTCAAGGAGCGTGGGGCGGCCAATCGCCTGGCGCTGCTCTCGGAGCGGGAACGGGCGGGCGGCGTGATCGCGATGTCGGCCGGCAACCATGCCCAGGCGGTGGCGCGGCATTCCACCCTGCTTGGCATCGCCTCCACGATCGTGATGCCGCGCTTCACCCCCTCCAACAAGGTGCTGCGCACGGAGGGTTTCGGCGCCCGCGTGGTGCTGCACGGGGAAACCCTGGCCGAAGCTGCCTCCCACGCGCATCACCTGGCCCGGGAGCAGGGGCTGACCTTCATCCACCCCTATGACGATCCGGCCGTGATCGCCGGCCAAGGCACCCTGGCACTCGAAATGCTCGAGGATGCGCCGGATGTGGAAGCGCTGATCTTCCCGACGGGTGGTGGTGGCCTGGTCACCGGCTGCGCCATCGCCGCCCATGCCCTGCGCCCTGGTCTGCCGGTATTCGGCGTGGAGGTTGAAGGCTATCAGGCCATGCGCCAGCGCCTGGCGGGGCAGCCCGTGCAAGTGGGAGGGCCGACCATCGCCGAGGGCATCGCCGTGCGCGATGTCGGCGAGTTGCCGCTGGAGATGCTGCGCCGACTGGGCGTGGAAATCCTGGTGGTGCCGGAGCGCGCGGTCGAGCAGGGCATCGCGCTGCTGGCAGAGGGCGCCAAGGTGGTCTCCGAGGGCGCGGGCGCGGCGGGCGTGGCCGCCATCCTCACCTATCCCGAGCGCTTTGCCGGCAAGCATGTCGGCACAGTGATCTGCGGCGGGAATATTGATCCGCGCATCCTGTCCAACGTGCTGCTGCGCAACCTGCTGCGCGATGGACGCCTGCTGCGCCTGCACCTGGATATCCCCGACCGGCCGGGCGTGCTGGCCGATATCGCGACCCGCGTGGCGGAAGCCGGCGGCAATGTGATCGAGGTCAGCCACCAGCGGCTCTTCGCGGCGCCCTCTGTGCAGACAGCGGAGCTGGAACTGATGATCGAGGTGCGGGACCGCGCGCAGGCGGACGCCATCGTGGCTGCGCTGGAAGCGGGCGACTACGTGGTACGACGCGGATAG
- a CDS encoding TRAP transporter large permease → MGASTLSASQAAWILFGGFFGMLVLRVPVAVAIGLACLPILLIEDRLWPMILVQETFNAYNSFILLAVPFFLLTANLMNVGGITDRLVRFSRALVGHFPGGLAQVNVVLSIFFAGISGSSTADAASQAKLFIEAQRKEGYDDSFSVAITAVSAVLAVIIPPSILMIVWGGVLTVSIGALFLAGILPGLLIGLAQMGTVHVYAKMRGYPTYPRSTLREIFASFLVSIPALLTPFIIIGGKIFGWFTATESACIAVLYAGFLSVIVYREMDWRGVWSAFSDTGKLSAIALFCVGTASAFGWLLAFYKIPEALMAGVSAWQMGPAMTGFFIAGVFLVVGCFLDAIPAIIIVGAILQPIAEAAGLHPVHFAMIGIVSLAFGLVTPPYGLCLLITCAVAEMRVVDALKDVGIMLLPMLAVLAALILWPDMALLLPRLIEPDFLK, encoded by the coding sequence ATGGGGGCCAGCACGCTCTCGGCCAGCCAGGCCGCCTGGATCCTGTTCGGCGGCTTTTTCGGCATGCTGGTGCTGCGTGTGCCGGTTGCGGTCGCCATCGGCCTCGCCTGCCTGCCCATCCTGCTGATTGAGGATCGCCTCTGGCCGATGATCCTCGTGCAGGAGACGTTCAACGCCTATAACAGCTTCATCCTGCTGGCCGTCCCGTTCTTTCTGCTGACGGCCAACCTGATGAATGTCGGCGGCATCACGGACCGGCTGGTGCGCTTTTCCCGCGCGCTGGTGGGCCATTTCCCGGGCGGTCTCGCCCAGGTGAATGTGGTGCTCTCCATCTTCTTCGCCGGCATCTCCGGCAGTTCCACCGCGGATGCCGCGAGCCAGGCGAAGCTCTTCATCGAGGCGCAGCGCAAGGAGGGCTATGATGACAGCTTCTCCGTCGCCATCACCGCGGTCTCGGCCGTGCTGGCCGTCATCATCCCGCCCTCCATCCTGATGATCGTCTGGGGCGGCGTGCTGACGGTCTCGATCGGTGCGCTGTTTCTCGCGGGCATCCTGCCCGGGCTGCTGATCGGCCTGGCGCAGATGGGCACGGTGCATGTCTACGCGAAGATGCGGGGATACCCGACCTATCCGCGCTCCACCCTGAGGGAAATCTTTGCCTCCTTCCTGGTTTCCATCCCAGCGCTGCTGACGCCCTTCATCATCATAGGTGGCAAGATCTTCGGTTGGTTCACCGCGACGGAAAGTGCCTGCATCGCCGTGCTCTACGCCGGGTTTCTCTCTGTCATCGTCTATCGCGAGATGGATTGGCGCGGGGTCTGGAGCGCATTCAGCGATACGGGCAAGCTATCCGCCATTGCGCTGTTCTGCGTAGGCACGGCGAGTGCCTTCGGCTGGCTGCTCGCCTTCTACAAGATCCCCGAGGCATTGATGGCGGGGGTGAGCGCCTGGCAGATGGGACCGGCCATGACCGGCTTCTTCATCGCCGGCGTATTCCTGGTGGTGGGCTGCTTCCTCGATGCAATTCCCGCCATCATCATCGTGGGCGCCATTCTGCAACCCATTGCCGAGGCGGCCGGGCTGCATCCGGTGCATTTCGCGATGATCGGGATCGTCTCGCTTGCCTTCGGACTGGTGACGCCGCCTTACGGGCTATGCCTGCTCATCACCTGCGCGGTGGCGGAAATGCGGGTGGTGGATGCGCTCAAGGATGTCGGGATCATGCTGCTGCCCATGCTGGCCGTGCTTGCCGCGCTGATCCTGTGGCCCGACATGGCGCTGCTGCTCCCGCGCCTGATTGAGCCTGATTTCCTGAAATGA